A part of Longimicrobiales bacterium genomic DNA contains:
- a CDS encoding TonB-dependent receptor, translating into MRRLLRAFAPGLLLLAVLGGAASAQDVRVTVRVESEGTPVEGAQVSSESRGAVTDATGVAVVRLPAGDHLLRVTRIGYAAAEIPLTVSTLVDTTVVVELEQEAIEGEEILVLSTRSGRRIEDEPLRVEVVSREEIEEKLLMTPGDIGMLLNETAGLRVQPTAPSLGGASVRIQGLRGRYTQILSDGLPLYGGQTGALGPLQIPPMDLGQVEVIKGAASALYGATALGGVVNLISRRPKNEREFLLNQTTLRGTDAVLWLAGEPTERWGYTLLASGHRQDYADVDDDGWADLPAFRRVTARPRLFWNDGDGSSVFVTVGGMIEDRDGGTVPGGTTPAGTEYVEAVETKRFDGGLVGTWLLSGTRRVAVRGSATLQDHDHTFGLARERDVHSTQFGEVALSGQDGDHLWVVGAALTHDGYDAEDVPAFDFNYTTPALFAQDEYSLSRSVTLSASARFDHHSEYGAFVNPRLSALFRPGAWVMRASVGSGYFAPSPFTEETEAVGLGRLNPFSSLEAERAVSAMADIGRAWGPWEANATLFGSRVADALVVTPDGTGNVTLSNSLEPVRTWGTELLARYHNGPIHATGTHVYTNSTEGVPAGGGRRAVPLTPRHTLGLVGAWESEDKGRFGVEVYYTGLQSLDENPYRSESEPYWILGFLVERRFGPARLFLNFENILDARQTLHEPLVLPSQSLESEWVTDVWAPLDGRTLNGGVRLMF; encoded by the coding sequence GTGCGGCGTCTACTCCGAGCCTTTGCACCGGGTTTGTTGCTACTGGCGGTACTGGGTGGCGCGGCGAGCGCTCAGGACGTACGGGTTACGGTGCGGGTTGAGAGCGAGGGCACGCCCGTCGAGGGAGCGCAGGTTTCGTCTGAGAGCCGCGGTGCGGTGACTGACGCGACCGGCGTGGCGGTTGTACGCCTCCCGGCGGGAGATCACCTGCTACGGGTGACGCGGATCGGGTACGCCGCGGCGGAGATCCCGCTGACGGTCTCGACCCTGGTGGACACGACGGTCGTGGTAGAACTCGAGCAGGAGGCGATCGAGGGCGAGGAGATTCTCGTCCTCTCCACCCGTTCGGGGCGCCGGATTGAAGACGAGCCGCTCCGGGTCGAGGTCGTGTCACGCGAGGAGATCGAAGAGAAGCTCCTGATGACTCCGGGAGACATCGGCATGCTCCTCAACGAGACGGCCGGACTTCGCGTCCAGCCCACGGCGCCCTCCCTGGGCGGTGCGAGTGTGCGGATTCAGGGGCTGCGGGGAAGGTACACGCAGATTCTGTCCGACGGCCTGCCGCTCTATGGTGGCCAGACGGGCGCGCTCGGTCCGCTCCAGATCCCACCTATGGACCTGGGCCAGGTCGAGGTCATCAAGGGGGCAGCCTCGGCGCTCTATGGTGCGACTGCACTCGGGGGCGTCGTGAACCTCATTTCGCGGCGGCCGAAGAACGAACGTGAATTCCTGTTGAATCAGACGACACTGCGGGGGACGGATGCCGTTCTGTGGCTCGCTGGCGAGCCGACCGAACGATGGGGCTACACGCTTCTGGCGAGTGGACACCGCCAGGACTACGCGGACGTCGATGACGATGGGTGGGCAGACCTGCCAGCGTTTCGACGAGTCACGGCTCGGCCGAGGCTGTTCTGGAACGATGGGGACGGCAGTTCCGTGTTTGTGACCGTCGGGGGCATGATCGAGGACCGCGACGGCGGTACCGTCCCCGGAGGCACCACTCCAGCGGGGACCGAGTATGTGGAGGCGGTCGAGACGAAACGATTCGACGGGGGACTCGTCGGGACCTGGCTGCTCTCCGGCACGCGACGGGTCGCGGTACGCGGATCCGCCACGCTACAAGACCATGACCACACGTTTGGGCTGGCGCGGGAGCGAGATGTGCACTCGACCCAGTTCGGGGAAGTCGCTCTCTCTGGGCAGGACGGGGACCATCTGTGGGTGGTCGGCGCCGCGCTGACGCACGACGGCTACGACGCGGAGGACGTACCGGCGTTCGACTTCAACTACACCACCCCGGCGCTCTTCGCACAGGACGAGTACTCGCTAAGCCGGAGTGTCACTCTCTCGGCGAGTGCCCGCTTCGATCACCACAGCGAATACGGTGCGTTCGTCAATCCAAGGCTGTCGGCTCTGTTTCGGCCCGGCGCGTGGGTGATGCGTGCCTCCGTGGGTAGCGGATACTTCGCGCCATCCCCCTTCACCGAAGAGACGGAGGCCGTGGGGCTGGGTCGACTCAATCCGTTCAGTAGTCTGGAGGCGGAGCGTGCGGTGAGTGCGATGGCCGATATCGGGCGCGCCTGGGGTCCCTGGGAAGCGAACGCCACGCTATTCGGATCCAGGGTGGCCGACGCCCTTGTCGTGACTCCAGACGGAACCGGAAATGTGACGCTCTCGAATTCGTTGGAACCGGTGCGCACGTGGGGTACCGAGCTGTTGGCCCGTTACCACAACGGCCCGATCCACGCGACCGGAACACACGTATACACGAACTCGACGGAGGGCGTCCCCGCGGGTGGAGGCAGGCGGGCGGTGCCGCTCACGCCGCGACACACGCTCGGGCTCGTCGGCGCATGGGAGTCCGAGGACAAGGGTCGCTTCGGAGTGGAAGTCTACTACACGGGTCTCCAATCACTCGACGAGAATCCCTACCGGAGTGAATCGGAGCCGTATTGGATTCTCGGCTTCCTGGTCGAACGCCGCTTCGGCCCGGCCCGGCTATTCCTGAACTTTGAAAACATCCTCGACGCTCGACAGACGCTGCACGAGCCGCTGGTTCTTCCGTCTCAGAGTCTGGAGAGTGAGTGGGTCACCGACGTCTGGGCTCCGCTCGACGGTAGGACGCTCAATGGCGGGGTGCGCCTGATGTTCTGA
- a CDS encoding hemolysin family protein, protein MATLLLIVGVALAISFLCSILEAVFLSISHSYVAILKNRGEWSGEWLEQARKNVDEPIAAILTLNTIAHTVGATMAGAQAAVVFGEAKVGIFSGVLTLAVLLATEIIPKTIGATYWKRLATPSAYVLQGMVLAMKPVLIPLGWLSGLLTGHAHGPTVSRAEIQVLAEIGRREGTLDDDEFSVVSNVIGLDEVSVGEVMTPRTDMIGIAASATIEDAQSMMLDTGHLRLPVFEENLDNITGVILGRDVWRAQRDGRVSLQGVIRPVPFAPSSKRVEHLIPEMRAQLTKLAIVVDEFGGTAGLVTLEDLIEEIIGEIQDEHEGDEPSAFQELPGGRVRVWGGTSLRESSQRLNFEPTEDEEDGFETIGGLVFGRLNRIPVVGDEVLLDSGTLLVTQMSGRRIEYLLFQAVGAESGSD, encoded by the coding sequence ATGGCTACGCTATTGCTCATAGTCGGGGTCGCACTCGCGATCTCGTTCCTCTGCTCGATTCTCGAAGCAGTGTTCCTCTCCATCTCCCATTCCTACGTCGCGATCTTGAAGAATCGCGGTGAGTGGTCGGGGGAATGGCTGGAACAGGCGCGCAAGAATGTCGACGAGCCAATCGCGGCGATCCTGACTTTGAACACGATCGCGCACACCGTGGGTGCGACGATGGCGGGCGCGCAGGCAGCGGTGGTATTCGGGGAAGCGAAAGTGGGCATCTTCTCGGGTGTCCTCACACTGGCGGTCCTGCTCGCGACCGAGATCATCCCAAAGACCATCGGCGCAACGTACTGGAAGAGACTGGCGACACCATCCGCGTACGTGCTTCAAGGAATGGTCCTAGCGATGAAGCCGGTGCTGATCCCCCTTGGTTGGCTCTCGGGGCTGCTCACCGGACACGCGCACGGCCCCACCGTCAGTCGTGCCGAGATCCAGGTACTCGCAGAGATTGGTCGCCGGGAAGGCACCCTGGACGACGACGAGTTCTCGGTCGTGTCCAACGTGATCGGGCTAGACGAGGTGTCGGTCGGCGAAGTGATGACGCCTCGGACCGACATGATCGGAATCGCTGCGAGTGCCACGATCGAGGACGCCCAGTCCATGATGCTCGACACCGGCCATCTGCGGCTGCCCGTGTTCGAGGAGAACCTCGACAACATCACCGGGGTGATCCTCGGCCGGGATGTATGGCGGGCCCAGCGCGACGGCCGAGTGTCGCTGCAAGGCGTGATCCGGCCGGTGCCGTTCGCGCCGAGCTCCAAGCGCGTCGAACACCTGATCCCCGAAATGCGGGCACAACTCACCAAGCTGGCCATCGTGGTGGACGAATTCGGTGGAACGGCCGGGCTCGTCACCCTCGAAGATCTGATCGAGGAGATAATCGGCGAAATACAGGACGAGCACGAAGGTGATGAACCATCCGCCTTCCAGGAATTGCCGGGAGGCCGTGTCCGGGTGTGGGGGGGGACGTCTCTCCGAGAAAGCTCTCAGCGACTCAATTTTGAGCCGACCGAGGATGAAGAAGATGGGTTCGAGACGATCGGCGGCCTAGTATTCGGTCGCCTCAACAGGATTCCCGTGGTTGGCGACGAAGTCCTGCTCGACTCAGGTACGCTCCTAGTCACCCAAATGAGTGGCCGCCGGATCGAGTATCTGCTGTTTCAGGCAGTGGGCGCGGAGTCTGGGTCAGACTGA
- a CDS encoding Ig-like domain-containing protein, protein MRRNLAWTLVATALCASPVIAQDASLDAGLLVTQLVAEPAEVSFEAGTSTPLVIRALDASGNRVNAELRIRGRGVSYTDGIVTATEGGTAMLIVSVVLPADATQQPATLTLPINVTWPAVATVEVAPLQEGVLYSGTQVRYGAAAFFSSGEEHTQPSFSWTTSNASVATVNSRGNVTAHAAGSVTLTASFDGVRGTVSLDVPALPATSLEIAGGSDQARQGDVLSFDAVLTGQGGPVTDAPVFWTVSFQPDDSINAPGGGGIISSGKFVGEVPGLYTIMASAGDLVARTTVDVAPREAVQEIQVHGQGSVSDVHTSDLWIYEGNDGRDYAVTGTWGANGWAYFWDVTDPTNIAKTDSILVDARTINDVKVSPDARYAALSREGASNRRNGAVILDLADPAHPIIASTFDTNGVTGGVHNMFATEDYLFALAGGDKYVIIDVTDLSNPTYVSEYNHPDSRIHDVWVHDGVAYSSEWQNGVVVVDVGNGQWGGSIDNPVYVTNVPYPVGATHAAFPYYQEDTGKFYLFLGDEIMNREGAAWGGAGLGGIPQQGGTPSVTRGYIHIIDFTDPENPVDVARYEASEFGTHNLWVEDDMLYVAYYEGGVRTVDVSGELMGNLATQGREVAVYKANDPNGYVSNAPMAWGPQPYKGNLFFSDFNSGLWSVKVMPKGRPIS, encoded by the coding sequence ATGAGAAGGAACCTTGCTTGGACGCTCGTGGCCACGGCCCTGTGCGCGTCGCCCGTCATCGCTCAGGACGCCTCCCTCGATGCGGGCCTATTGGTCACTCAGCTGGTCGCCGAGCCCGCTGAAGTTTCATTCGAAGCCGGGACGAGCACACCACTGGTCATCCGAGCCCTCGATGCATCGGGCAACAGAGTGAACGCCGAGCTTCGCATTCGCGGGCGTGGCGTGAGCTACACGGATGGAATCGTCACTGCCACCGAGGGTGGTACTGCGATGCTGATCGTCTCCGTCGTTCTTCCAGCTGATGCGACCCAGCAGCCGGCAACCTTGACGTTGCCGATCAACGTTACTTGGCCAGCCGTCGCGACCGTCGAGGTCGCTCCCCTCCAGGAAGGGGTCCTCTATTCGGGCACTCAGGTGCGATACGGAGCCGCTGCATTTTTCTCCAGTGGTGAAGAGCACACGCAGCCCAGTTTCTCGTGGACGACATCGAATGCGTCAGTCGCCACGGTAAATTCGCGCGGTAACGTCACCGCACATGCGGCTGGATCCGTCACCCTGACAGCGTCCTTTGACGGCGTCCGCGGAACCGTTTCTCTCGACGTTCCTGCACTCCCGGCCACCTCGCTCGAGATCGCCGGCGGGTCGGACCAGGCCCGACAGGGTGACGTCCTGAGCTTTGACGCCGTGCTGACCGGTCAGGGCGGTCCGGTCACCGATGCGCCCGTGTTCTGGACGGTGTCCTTCCAGCCGGACGACTCGATCAACGCCCCCGGCGGTGGTGGGATCATCAGCAGCGGGAAATTTGTCGGAGAGGTGCCGGGCCTCTACACCATCATGGCTTCGGCTGGAGACCTCGTGGCTCGCACCACGGTCGACGTGGCACCTCGCGAGGCTGTGCAGGAAATTCAGGTTCACGGTCAGGGATCGGTCTCGGATGTCCACACCTCCGACCTCTGGATCTACGAGGGCAACGATGGCCGAGACTACGCAGTAACCGGCACCTGGGGCGCCAATGGCTGGGCCTACTTCTGGGACGTGACCGATCCGACGAACATCGCGAAAACGGACTCGATCCTGGTCGATGCTCGTACGATCAACGACGTGAAGGTCTCACCCGATGCCCGGTATGCTGCCTTGTCCCGTGAGGGCGCCTCGAACCGCCGGAACGGTGCAGTCATTCTGGACCTCGCGGACCCGGCGCACCCGATTATCGCCTCGACCTTCGACACCAACGGCGTCACAGGCGGGGTGCACAACATGTTCGCCACCGAAGACTACCTCTTCGCGCTCGCCGGTGGTGACAAGTACGTCATCATTGATGTGACTGACCTGTCGAATCCGACCTATGTGAGCGAGTACAACCACCCTGACAGCCGGATTCATGATGTGTGGGTGCACGACGGCGTGGCTTACTCGTCCGAGTGGCAGAACGGGGTGGTAGTCGTTGATGTCGGGAACGGCCAATGGGGTGGATCCATCGACAACCCGGTCTACGTCACGAATGTCCCTTATCCCGTCGGCGCGACCCACGCCGCCTTTCCCTACTATCAAGAAGACACGGGCAAGTTCTACCTCTTCCTCGGTGACGAGATCATGAACCGCGAAGGTGCAGCGTGGGGCGGCGCCGGCCTGGGCGGTATCCCGCAGCAGGGCGGGACACCGTCAGTTACACGGGGCTACATCCACATCATCGACTTCACCGACCCGGAGAACCCGGTCGATGTTGCTCGGTATGAGGCCTCCGAGTTCGGCACGCACAACCTGTGGGTCGAAGACGACATGCTCTACGTCGCCTACTACGAGGGCGGCGTACGCACGGTGGACGTCTCCGGCGAGCTGATGGGCAATCTCGCGACGCAGGGACGTGAGGTCGCTGTCTACAAGGCGAACGACCCCAACGGATACGTGTCCAACGCTCCGATGGCCTGGGGCCCCCAGCCCTACAAGGGCAACCTGTTCTTCAGTGATTTCAACTCCGGCCTCTGGTCAGTCAAAGTGATGCCGAAAGGGCGCCCGATCTCTTGA
- the dusB gene encoding tRNA dihydrouridine synthase DusB — protein MSIDALELLAGDSVPLYLAPQAGVSESPFRRLCRRFGADVLVSEFVSAAGIVMNSKRSREYLRFDEAERPIGIQIFGADAGMMADAAAFVAESYGPDFIDINFGCPVKKVVKRNGGSGCLRDLDLVDVLIRAVDDATDLPTTVKIRSGFNESTRDPVAIGLRCEQAGAKALCIHPRTRADMYSGHARWHEIADLVEALEVPVIGNGDIKTGEDARRMREETGCAGIMIARGSHGDPWIFTQARAALDGLPVPPEPGVDERFEICLEHARNAISFETDPDRAIIDFRKHLGWYTKGLPDGRTLRTELFQSTTLEDVEVLLQAYREQHLATAQAG, from the coding sequence ATGTCCATTGACGCTCTCGAGTTGCTTGCTGGCGACTCCGTGCCCCTCTACCTGGCTCCGCAGGCCGGTGTGAGTGAATCCCCGTTCCGCAGGCTTTGCCGGCGGTTCGGGGCCGACGTGCTCGTGAGCGAGTTCGTCAGCGCGGCCGGCATCGTCATGAATAGCAAGAGATCTCGTGAATACCTCCGCTTCGACGAAGCGGAACGCCCGATCGGGATTCAGATTTTTGGGGCGGATGCAGGGATGATGGCAGACGCGGCTGCATTTGTGGCGGAGAGCTACGGACCAGACTTCATCGACATCAATTTCGGATGCCCTGTGAAGAAGGTCGTGAAGCGGAACGGTGGGTCAGGGTGCCTTCGCGATCTGGATCTGGTCGATGTCCTGATTCGCGCGGTAGACGATGCCACCGACCTGCCCACGACGGTAAAGATCAGGAGCGGATTCAACGAGTCGACTCGAGATCCGGTAGCCATTGGCCTCCGGTGCGAGCAAGCTGGCGCGAAGGCCCTGTGTATCCACCCGCGGACTCGGGCCGACATGTACTCCGGGCACGCACGCTGGCATGAAATTGCGGATCTCGTCGAAGCCTTGGAAGTCCCGGTCATCGGGAACGGCGATATCAAAACCGGAGAGGACGCCCGGCGCATGCGCGAAGAGACTGGGTGCGCAGGGATCATGATCGCCCGAGGCTCACACGGTGACCCGTGGATCTTCACGCAGGCCAGAGCTGCGCTTGACGGCCTGCCCGTGCCGCCTGAACCGGGAGTGGACGAGCGTTTCGAGATCTGCCTCGAGCATGCTCGTAACGCAATTTCGTTCGAGACAGACCCCGACCGGGCCATCATCGACTTCCGCAAACATCTTGGGTGGTATACCAAGGGACTTCCCGATGGGCGGACACTGCGGACGGAACTCTTCCAGTCGACCACACTCGAGGATGTGGAGGTGCTGCTTCAGGCGTACCGGGAGCAGCATCTGGCGACGGCTCAGGCAGGGTAG
- a CDS encoding SGNH/GDSL hydrolase family protein — translation MRSGLTVACAGVACLLNPPPAAGQAEDWGSLDRYREANERLGPPSPAEARVVFYGNSITEAWAVHFEEMFPGKPYVGRGISGQTTPQMLVRFRQDVIALEPSVVVILAGTNDIAGNTGPSTQAMIQDNLASMVELAQANGISVILSSVLPASEYRWRPGLEPGPKIVALNAWIRDYADAHRVVYLDYHTAMADEDLGLGQELSPDGVHPNRSGYRLMAPLAEAAIEKALRER, via the coding sequence ATGAGATCTGGATTGACCGTCGCGTGCGCGGGCGTGGCCTGCTTGCTAAATCCCCCTCCGGCGGCGGGGCAAGCGGAGGACTGGGGCTCTCTGGATCGGTACCGCGAGGCTAACGAGCGCCTCGGTCCACCCTCACCGGCTGAAGCCAGAGTGGTGTTCTACGGTAATTCCATCACCGAAGCGTGGGCTGTCCATTTCGAAGAGATGTTCCCGGGCAAGCCATACGTGGGGCGAGGCATCAGCGGGCAGACCACGCCGCAAATGCTGGTGCGTTTTCGCCAAGACGTGATCGCGTTGGAGCCCTCGGTTGTGGTGATCCTCGCGGGGACGAACGATATCGCGGGCAACACGGGTCCATCGACTCAGGCCATGATCCAGGACAACCTCGCCTCGATGGTAGAGTTGGCCCAGGCGAATGGGATCAGCGTCATACTGTCGTCGGTGCTGCCGGCGTCGGAGTACCGTTGGCGACCGGGTCTCGAGCCGGGCCCCAAGATCGTCGCCCTCAACGCTTGGATACGAGACTACGCTGACGCGCATCGTGTCGTGTACCTCGACTACCACACCGCGATGGCGGACGAAGATCTGGGCCTCGGACAGGAGTTGTCGCCGGACGGTGTGCATCCCAACCGGTCGGGCTACCGATTAATGGCGCCGCTTGCCGAGGCCGCGATCGAGAAGGCACTACGCGAGAGATGA
- a CDS encoding PTS sugar transporter subunit IIA, with protein sequence MRLRELFTEDAVKLDLESDTKDGILSELVGLLWLDGISASKLYQTLKRRENLGSTGIGKGIAIPHCRSLVVNQLRLAYGRRTSGMDFNAIDNAPVQNFFLIIAPPLEVSNQYLPVLGKIAQFAKDPEVPGLLAGLDSVEGFLSLLSEKAP encoded by the coding sequence ATGAGGTTACGGGAACTCTTCACGGAAGACGCCGTGAAACTCGACCTCGAATCCGATACGAAGGACGGCATTCTCAGCGAACTCGTCGGGTTGCTTTGGCTCGACGGAATCTCTGCTTCAAAGCTCTACCAAACCTTGAAGCGGCGAGAGAATCTCGGATCGACGGGTATTGGAAAGGGGATCGCCATCCCTCACTGCCGCTCACTCGTCGTGAATCAGCTGCGACTGGCTTACGGCCGCCGAACTTCGGGAATGGACTTCAATGCAATCGACAACGCGCCAGTCCAGAATTTTTTCCTGATCATCGCGCCACCGCTCGAGGTTTCGAATCAGTACCTGCCGGTGCTGGGCAAGATCGCGCAGTTCGCGAAGGACCCGGAGGTCCCGGGCCTGCTGGCGGGACTCGACTCAGTCGAAGGCTTTCTCTCGCTTCTCAGCGAGAAGGCACCGTAG
- a CDS encoding serine hydrolase, translating to MRVILATVLAALAASPVHAFQLDRETESRIDAVFAEYDRTTGPGCALGIVSDGRLVFDRGYGIGHLDHSIPLRSSSVFYLASVSKQFTAASVLIAAHEGFLSLDDEVGKHLPEFQDYGTPVTVRNLVHHTSGVRDYLTLMSLAGIPFENILSDEDMLGLIVRQTELNFDPGAEYLYSNSGYVMLAEIVKRATGRSLREYADEKIFRPLGMMDTHFHDDRVHVVTDRVLSYDERDEGGWATNYLMNFDKVGDGGLYSTIEDLARWDSAFYEDVFGIADFADKMYRRGVLVGGDTINYARGLGVGVRRGLPRVAHGGGMMAFRTMLARYPVQRTTVITLCNQGSANSGALSAAVEDIVLEAAFLEDSPPIQTESGAEEGGADHLIVPQAVLETLAGAYASEELGSTWVLEASLGELILKHPGADSLNLTADSETEFSSSGLVLSFVREGDRAVAFVLQAGRVQNLRFDRVR from the coding sequence ATGAGAGTAATCCTAGCAACCGTCCTCGCAGCCCTCGCTGCGTCACCGGTTCATGCGTTCCAGCTCGACCGGGAGACTGAGTCTCGCATTGACGCTGTGTTTGCTGAGTATGACCGGACGACGGGACCGGGGTGTGCGCTGGGGATCGTGAGCGACGGCCGCCTCGTGTTCGACCGAGGCTACGGCATCGGCCATCTGGACCACTCCATACCGCTTCGAAGCTCATCTGTCTTCTACCTAGCGTCGGTCTCGAAGCAGTTCACGGCTGCTTCTGTGTTGATCGCCGCTCACGAGGGATTCCTCTCACTGGATGACGAGGTAGGGAAGCATCTACCAGAGTTTCAGGACTACGGCACGCCGGTCACCGTTCGAAACTTGGTCCACCACACCAGCGGGGTCCGCGACTACCTCACATTGATGAGCCTCGCAGGTATCCCGTTCGAGAATATTCTTTCCGACGAGGACATGCTCGGCCTGATCGTTCGGCAGACGGAACTCAACTTCGACCCCGGAGCCGAGTATCTCTACAGCAACTCCGGATACGTCATGTTGGCCGAGATCGTGAAACGAGCCACGGGTCGGTCTCTGCGGGAGTACGCCGATGAGAAGATCTTCCGGCCACTGGGCATGATGGACACGCACTTTCACGATGACCGTGTGCACGTAGTGACCGACAGGGTCTTGAGCTATGACGAGCGGGATGAAGGGGGATGGGCCACCAACTATCTCATGAACTTCGACAAGGTTGGGGATGGAGGCCTCTACTCAACGATCGAAGATCTGGCTCGGTGGGACTCCGCGTTCTATGAGGACGTCTTCGGCATCGCAGACTTTGCCGACAAGATGTACAGGAGAGGTGTCCTCGTCGGAGGTGACACTATCAACTACGCACGTGGGCTTGGGGTTGGCGTTCGGCGCGGCCTTCCGCGAGTGGCCCACGGTGGCGGCATGATGGCATTCCGGACCATGCTCGCGAGATATCCGGTTCAGCGAACCACAGTGATCACCCTATGTAACCAGGGTTCCGCTAACTCGGGGGCGCTGAGCGCTGCGGTTGAGGACATTGTCCTCGAGGCGGCCTTCCTCGAGGACTCTCCACCAATACAGACCGAATCCGGTGCGGAGGAAGGGGGGGCTGACCACCTCATCGTGCCGCAGGCGGTTCTCGAGACCCTGGCGGGGGCATACGCTTCGGAGGAACTGGGCTCCACCTGGGTACTTGAAGCCAGTTTAGGCGAGCTGATCCTGAAACATCCGGGTGCAGATTCTCTCAACTTGACCGCGGACAGTGAGACCGAGTTTTCCAGTTCTGGACTTGTCTTGAGCTTCGTGCGCGAGGGTGATCGGGCCGTGGCCTTTGTTCTCCAAGCGGGCCGCGTGCAAAACTTGCGTTTCGACAGGGTGCGTTAG
- the lspA gene encoding signal peptidase II, translating into MRPKYLIFGLTFPAIIALDVMTKSWALVALEFESSELFGGLLPLTLAFNKGAAFGIRVGEDSRWFFIPVTIIALGLLTVLFRQAEDRDYLRIGSISLVVSGAVGNLYDRMRWSEGVVDFLGPVDLWLWDFPIFNVADMAITCGAILLAISFWFEEQEERAREAAEKTAEGDASAPGGVGREPTGSV; encoded by the coding sequence GTGCGTCCTAAATATCTCATTTTCGGTCTCACTTTCCCGGCTATCATTGCACTCGATGTCATGACGAAAAGTTGGGCGCTGGTTGCACTGGAGTTCGAGAGCAGTGAGCTCTTCGGAGGACTGCTCCCGCTGACTCTCGCCTTCAACAAGGGCGCTGCTTTCGGCATACGGGTGGGCGAGGACTCGCGCTGGTTCTTCATTCCGGTCACGATCATCGCGCTTGGCTTGTTGACCGTGCTGTTCCGCCAGGCGGAGGACCGTGACTACCTGAGAATCGGATCGATTTCTCTTGTCGTGTCAGGCGCGGTCGGGAACCTCTATGACCGCATGAGGTGGAGCGAAGGGGTCGTGGACTTCCTTGGCCCGGTCGATCTCTGGCTGTGGGATTTTCCGATCTTCAACGTCGCTGACATGGCGATCACGTGCGGAGCAATTCTGCTTGCGATCTCGTTCTGGTTCGAGGAGCAGGAAGAGCGAGCCCGCGAGGCCGCTGAGAAGACTGCAGAGGGTGACGCTTCAGCCCCCGGTGGTGTCGGCCGAGAGCCCACCGGCTCAGTCTGA